In one window of Zhihengliuella sp. ISTPL4 DNA:
- a CDS encoding hotdog fold thioesterase, translating to MSEVATSEGLEWAAARGMGALAEKMGMEFVEFGVDRCVATMPVAGNTQPVGLMHGGAYVVLGESLGSMAANLHAGSGRLAVGVDINATHTRSATSGVVTGVCTPVHLGRSITVHEIVVTDDQGRRCSTIRITNMIKDAPAEH from the coding sequence ATGAGCGAGGTCGCCACCAGCGAAGGACTCGAGTGGGCGGCCGCCCGCGGCATGGGAGCCCTGGCCGAGAAGATGGGCATGGAGTTCGTGGAGTTCGGCGTCGATCGCTGCGTGGCGACGATGCCGGTGGCGGGCAACACCCAGCCCGTCGGCCTCATGCACGGCGGCGCGTACGTGGTGCTCGGCGAATCGCTCGGCTCCATGGCGGCCAACCTGCACGCCGGCTCCGGACGCCTGGCGGTCGGTGTCGACATCAACGCCACGCACACCCGCTCGGCCACCTCGGGCGTCGTCACCGGGGTCTGCACCCCCGTGCACCTCGGCCGCAGCATCACCGTCCACGAGATCGTCGTGACCGACGATCAGGGCCGACGGTGCTCGACCATCCGGATCACCAACATGATCAAGGACGCTCCCGCCGAGCACTGA